The Miscanthus floridulus cultivar M001 chromosome 6, ASM1932011v1, whole genome shotgun sequence genomic interval TTCAAACCAACAAAATTGTTTCATAGCACAGTAAAAGAGATCGTATGGCACAAACTATTCAACAAGCTATCATGCACACACATTAGGAAGGAAGGAGGTTACTTCCCTTCGAAACAAGGAAAGGTTGTTTGACTGGATGTGTTCCTCTACATTATTGTGGTTCTCTGCCAAAGCAGACTATATAATAATTGAAAAGGGTTACTCCCAAATCATACTACTTAAACTATTTCCAATCATTAATAAAGGTCTATATATGAATATGATGCCATACACTTTTCTGTCAAAGTGTATACAAGAAAAAGGTGTCTGGAAATGCATCTTTGGGTGAACAACTCTGTGACTCATCAGCCTGGAAGCACTGAGCATCGTCGGTGATAAGAGAATGAGATTATAAGGCCACACCTGGTATAGGAACCACATCATCTCCTTGATGCAGAACCCATGCTAAAGCCAGCTGAGCAGGGCTGCAATGGTGCTTATTGGCCAGTTCTTCCATTCGCAGATAAATTTGCTTGTTCCTCTCCAAATTTTCTGCTGCAAACCTTGGGTGCCCATGCTGACAAGCCAAAGTTAAATCTGTAAGTGAACTAAAAAATGGTTTTGATACTGACCAagagatgatttttttttcttttgcaatgGAAGAAAGAAACAATATTCTGAGGTAGACTGTATCAATACCAGAACAGATTCGGCGGACACTTGTTCTTTCACTCCTCTCCCACCGAAAAACCCACGGCCAATAGGACTGTATGGCACAATTCCAATGCCCAGTTCTCTGAAGTCCACAGAGCAAAAAGAATCTTATTACATGATAAATATCCGGTAAGGACCAAGGAGTCAGGACCTCCATGGGCTGGAACATAAGAATCTGCAATCCATGAATCACCTGCAGAGCGGCACAATTTCGGGCTCAATGTCGCGAGACCAGAGAGACCACTCCATCTGCACCGCGGTGATCGGGTGCACAGCATGTGCGCGCCTAATGGTGTCCGGGCTCGCCTCTGACAATCCGATATACTTGACCTTCCCCTCCTCCACCAACTTCTTGAGCTCGCCAATCTGCAATGATTTGGAACAAAGAATTCACATGAGCAAACACACCAACAACGCCGACTGCTTTAAGGCTTGTCGAATGTGCAGGCAGGCTGCAGAGACCGTCTCCTCGATGGGAATTGTGGTGTCAATGCGGTGTTGGTAGTAGAGGTCGATGCAGTCAATGTCGAGGCGCCGCAGGCTGGCCTCGCAGCAGGCGCGAACGTACTCCGGCCGTCCGCAAAAGGTCGGCGCGCCCCTCTCGTCACGCCGTACAACCCCGAACTTGGTGGCCACCTGCACCTGCTCCCGCGGCAGCTGCTTCAGCGCCTGCAGCACAGGCAGCGATGTCTTCCGCGGATCAGTAAAAGTTCACGCCCATAACTCCATAAGATGTCTCCAGAAAAAGGAGAGTGCGAACGGACCTTGCCGAGGAGGATTTCGTTGGTGAGGGGGCCGTATACGTCGGAGGTGTCGAACAAGGTGACCCCGCGGCTGAAAGCGTGCGTGATGACGGCGATGCCGGCCTCGTCGTCCACCGGGGAGTTGTACGCGCCCGTCAGTCCCATGCACCCGAACCCTAGCTTGGACACCTACATGGATGGCAATCGGCGGAGTCGATTCAATCAAAGCACCGGGCTAGCGGACAACGAGAGAGCGGAGGCACAAGATAATTCGGGGAGAGGTGAACGGATAGAGACAAAGCGACCTCGAATCCCTGGGTGCCGAGCTTGACGCGGGGAACCGGAGGGGCTTGGTTATCCATGGCCGCTGCTCGCCGGTGAACTGAAGGAGGAACGGTGAAATGAAGTTTGGTTCCAGGAAAAATAGCAGCCACTTCTGCGAGATTTTATAGGGCGATTAAGACTAAAATTCATAATTTCCTCAGTCAATCTAATTTACATGGACCTTGTCAAGTACTTATCAAAAGGTCGATCGTGCCCCCCAACAGTGATGCCACCGCAAACGTCGTAAGCCCCAATAGTGGGTGTCTACACTCTACACGCGCGCTGCAAATGTCGTGCCCCAAAAGTGGTGGCGGCGCTGATAGTCGAGGAAGATTAATTACATGGAcgaaggctaatttacgagacattttttaaacctaattaatctatcattagcaaatatttactgtagcatcaagttgtcaaatcatggactaattaggcttaaaagattcgtctcgtaaattagtcacaagttgtataattagtttcgtaattagtctatatttaatactctatgcatgtgtctaaatattcgatgtgacaggaattttaggaacacctgtagaaaccaaacaggacCTAAGACTAAAATTCATAATTTCCTCAGTCAATCTAATTTCCATGGCCCTTGTCAAGTACTTATCAGAAGGTCGATCGTGCCCCCCAACAGTGATGTCACCGCAAACGTCGTAAGATGTCTACACACGCGCTGCAAATGTCGTGCCCCAAAAGTGGTGGCGGTGCTGATAGTCAAGGAAGATGTAGCCATGTAGGCATGTAGCCAACGTCCCAGCAGGCTGGCCTCGCAGCAGGCGCGCACGTATTCCGGCCGAGCTGTCGGGCGCACACGGTCATGCTCATTCCGGCGACGCCTTGACTTATCCCGAAGACGGTGACACCGCAGCGTAAGGCGTGGCGCAGTCTGTGGCAGCTCTGTCGTCACTCGTGACATGGGATCGTGAGTCGTGACAGGGTGACGTCCATGATTTCTGTTTGTGGAAAAAGTCGGTAGCTTGGGTCTCGTTTAGATTTCGAAAAAATTTCAGCTTGATGAATAGTAgaactttcgtcttatttgacaaatattgtccaatcgtggatcaactaggctcaaaaaattcatctcgtgatttcaaactaaactgtgcaattagttattttttttacctacatttaatactccatgcaagcggctaaaaattgatgtgatgaagagagagtgaaaaaacttagaatttagatggcatctaaacaaggccttggcaTGAATACTTCTCGCCCACTGATGATATAACAACTGATGATTGTCAGgtagaaaaaaaaaagttcacGGCATCTCGTACAGTTTGGATGATTATTAGTTACTCTTCAATTCTAAATTATATAAAACAGACAATTTGACTTTTATAGATACATtaatttttactatatatctcgACACAATGCATATCTAAATAAATAACAAAAGCTATATATACCTAACAAAGCCAAAATGTCATATGATTTGAAATGAGGAAGTAGTAAAATATTTGCCTGGAATGTACATGTTCCTGTACGCTCAGGGTTTCATGCTCTTCGAGCTAGTTTAGCAGGGCTTCAAGAACCGCTTGGGTTCTAACTGAAGTTCTTGTAAACAATCGTTCAAAAAATAACTTCCGCGAGAAAGGCTAGAGGAGCCTCAGAAAATATGGTTTTTCCAGACTCCTCTCACAAACTTGACACAAATATatccctaataataaagaggcaaaatttctagtACAAAATCTTTCGTCCAACTAAGACATCGATTCCGTTACCGTTTACGTTTTTCCGTTTTCATGTCCGATTCCTTTTTCTTTTCAtggattttttctttttctagggcCACCCTTAACTACTACACAGACGGTGGTTTGACAATGAGTTAGAGACGAAAGCGGATCAAGTTCAGCCGCCAAAGATTTTTCCAAATCGAATCCACCACGGACAGGTCTCCCGATGCGGCACAACGATAGATTGATGACGGGGACACGAGTTGGGATGACGTTCCGAAGCACACCGGATCGTCGAGAGGATGCAGACGGCAATCACGACGCTGTGGAGCTACAGAGATTCACGGCGCGGCATTGGGCGCAGGTCCCTCTAAAGCTTGGCAGCTACGTGGCACTGGTTATGCTGCACATGCGAGTTGGGATGACGTTCCGAAGCACAGGATCGTCGAGAGGATGCAGACGACAAATCGCGACGCAGTGGAGTTGCAGAGATTCGCGGCGTGGCATTGGGCGCAGCTTTCTCTAAAGCTTGGCAGCTGCACGGCACTAGTTCTACTGCACGTCGTGGTGCTGGGGCGGCTGCGCGGTGCGGCGCTGGGGCCGAGGACAGTGGTGGGCGGCGCTGGAGCCGGACGTTGGCGATGGAGTGCTATAGTGCTGGGGGCGGGCAGGTTTCTCCTGTACGACAGCTCTATGCTCTATGTGTCGGATGAATGAGTAGAGTCGATGGAAGAGGAGAGAAATAGACCCGGAGTCCGATGAGCCATTGTCCTAGTAATGAGATAGTCAATGAAAATGGACCTGCAACCCGAACGCTAGAATGCATTCATATGTTCTTATCAAATCTATAAACCATTAGCGTCAATATTCTCCGTGCAATCTATTTTTTAGGAATCCGTGCAATCTAAAATTATAGTACTAAATatttatataaataaatatatcgaAATCATGTTCCCATTTCATAGCTACGTTCCAGGTATATCGTCCAAATTATCTAGGGACCACGTTCCACTCTTCAAACCAATCGTCCTAAAGAGATATACCCTCACGAACCTGGAACTTTTTGATCATTATACATGTTTCTCGCACCCTTCGTATCGGGAAGTTTGTGACACTGGTACAAACCAAACCAAAATAACTGAAAGCAGCAACATGTTCGATCCGCTGTCCCCGGACTTCTAACGTATAAATTAATTGAACAAATTGTAAAATTATATTTACACAAATAaatgatttttccttttttttaacaCGACTCCCATGAAACATTTATTTTTTCCCATTGTAACGCACGGGTATATTTGCTAGTTATAACAAAATTGCCACTTGAGCCGTTTTTACCGAACATTTTCTAGAATGAATTTAGCTTCATTAGAGAAGATGCTCCAAGGGGAGCTAAAGTCGATCAGAGCCTTACCAAATTGACCCTTCTTCTACACTCTTGTGCAAATAATCTCAGTGTAAGTCCGAGAAAGCAGAAAGAGGAGCAAGATGCCTGTATAGTAGCTCTAGCCTTCATGATTTTGCTACTAGTActtcatccgttccaaattataagtcactttgacttttttgtatatctattttgctatgtatctaaataCATATCAAAATGGAtaaaccaaaaaaatcaaaacgacttataatttgaaacagatggAGTACTTGTCTACTGGTAGGTATATGCCTTGCTCGGAAGTGTAGTATGAGGGAGAGAACCGGTGAAATAGATGATTGTATTGCTAAGCCTTGTGGACAGATTATACATACCCCACCACAAAAAGCGTGCGTGATGACATCAATGCCGGCCTCGTCGTCAAGCGAGGAGTTGTACGCGACCGTTAGCCTCATGCACCCCGAACCCAGCTTGGACACTGTTTGACTTGGCTATGGACAGGCATCCAAATAAGCAAAATCCTATACTATGAGGCCCGGAGAAGGATTTGGTGGTCACCCTACCAATCACACTCCTCGAGTATTACAAGTAGCAACCCTGATCTTGTCTATCTTTACTCCAACTAATAAACACCTAAAATGACATAGGCGGATGGCCTTCTCTTATCCAACTTGATCCCCTAAACCAAATACATGGTTCAAAGCTTATAGCTGGGAAGTGTATCGTTTAGAGCAACTTCAATAGCCTCTATATATTTTAATCTCTCTATGTATCTCTATTTAGGGAGCTATTTAATGTAAATTATCTTTGTATACTTACTTCAATAGGTTATCATAATTTTATTTGtgtgaaaaaaataaaattatgagAAAACTACCATATATTTCTAGAGAGCCACGTACCCCTCCAAAAAATAGAGCGCAAGAAGGATGGTTTTAGAGAGCGAAAATATGGAGACAGGTTTAGAGATTCTATTGGAGCATgttttttagtttattttctaAATTTTATGATAAAAACCATGTGAAAATATCTTGGAGATGATTTAAGTTCTCCTCCTGCTTTAggccaaataaataaataaattggtcAGAATTTGACCAATAATAGATCCCACTGTTAGCTATATGTACATTTATAATATATGTATGAGCCCACCAATATAGTATAGTTGGCTCCTAGGACATACTTCATCATTAATACTTAACCCACTTTCTTTTCTCCTAATTTTTTTGGAGCTCATCCATGATCTAGTTGTAAACTTAGTGCAGCCacttctcttctctcttctctttcttatttCTCCACTTTAACCTATAGCtcacttagagcaactccaagagacttgCTATTCCCTACCATGTCATCTGATTTGAAGAATTCGGTGCAAAATATGACTGTGACACAGTATCCACCACATTCTCCAAAAACAATAACAGGCTATCCCTTCATTTTTTGCTCGGCATAGAAATCGAGCGGCAATCCCTCGCGAAGTCCACGTGAAAGCCCTTTCCCACGCGCTTTCGCCCCACTCCCACATGCGCCATCGCTCAATCCCGCATGCTGACCTCTCGCGCCATCTCTATCCCCCTACTTTGATTTCTTGCGGATTAATAGCACACCATACAAATCATGGCCTATGAACCAAGAGATTGAGAGTTTGGATCTGAATTGAGAGTGGAACCTGCTCACAGAAGAACATGGCAACACACCAAATAAGCCAGTACCCAGGATGACTCACCAATAGAGAAGAGAAACCTTGGTTCATGTCACGACAGATCTCCATTCCACTTGCTACAGTACAACACGAGGGTGGAGCGGCGCTGCAACGGAAGTAGTAGACTAGCAAAGCGGCTGTGCTTGGCCATGTTGCGTCGTGTGGTGCTCGGTGtgtggaggaggagcaggcggGAGGCCTATTGCAGGAGCCACGCTGCTCCGAGGGACAGGTGATAGAAGCGAACAATGAGGTGATAGCGAGCGAGgttgggagagagaggaggggggcgGGGGAGGCACCAAGCCGGGTGGGAAGATTACTGCCAGTAAAGTATGGTCGCTAGATGTGGTAGGACGTTGGCGTGTGTGAGCTCTACCACAATGGGCAATGAAGACCGAGGACGGGGTTGCAGGCGCAGAGGCACTTAAGCTATCTAGCGCCATAGGCACGTTGGTGGTAGTCTAAGCCGACATGATGGCACCGAAAGCCTAGGTGACACAAACCCTCAAATTGATGGATCTGGAAAACttttgatgacatggcaggtttgaATATAAAAAGGCTAATGTTTTTGAAATAGTCTAGTTTTTTAGTAGAGTTTATTTTAGAAAATAGTTATATCGATAATTTAAATCTCTTTTAGACTTGGAGTTACTCCATAACCTAGATTATAGTACTTTCTCTATTCTAAGTTAAAAggcattttgactttttttgagaCCCAGTTATAGACGTAGGCACCTACATACAAAAGTGCACACTCATCCCTATAAACGCACGCACGTACATACTacactatgagcacctccgaagaagTACTTTCTCTATTCTAACTTAAAAGGCATTTGGACTTTTTTTGAGACCCAGTTACAGACGTAGACGCTTACATACACGAGCGGACACTCACCCCTATAAACGCACGCACGTATATCCTACCTCTATGAGCATCTCCGAAGAACTGAGTTGGACCAGTAAATCAGGCACCTCGCTGTCGACGagcacgtcgcctaccactgaaagaatagCGCCATTAAATCATCTCGCTATCGACGGACACGTCGCCCCAGAAAAATGCAAGCACCTATGCCAAAGTCAGGGACTTGAACCCAGGTGGACAAGTTTCACCACAAGGAATCCAACCAGCTGAGCTACGCTCAATTCGCCATTTTGAGTTATTTTAGATACGTCACGTTTGCTATACAAACATCTTATTAAGGGTCCATTTGGTTGCCTTAGAATGACCCATTCCAGGGGCCATTCCAGGTGGATCGAAGCGGCCTATTTTGAAAACATTTCGATGATGAAATCACTATTCGGTTTGGGTAGGCCCGGAAAGTAAACAGTCTGGGACTGACTTTCCACTCCCTTTACGGCCCGGAGCGCAACCACTCCCTCCGAGCCAGGCTCGGAGTTAGGCTAGGTTTTCATGAATCACTAGATCCACTCAATCCGGGGCAGGAAGAAAAACAGTCCTGGTTTCAACATGGAAAAAGTGCATTTTACCTCACCGAACTATCCTCAAAGTCTAGTTTTCCTCCCTAAACTTCAAAACTGGGTAAatcacctccctcaactttttaaACCGTTTATTTTACCTCCCTGACCCGGTTTTAGGTggttttcaaaggcggttttgtctttttcttttttatttattttggctaatttttaaaaaatcatagtaaatcacataaaaatcataaaatggaaaatttaattttgttggactccacgtgagtagatctacacaatgaatatataatatggtatgccttagtacaaagtttttgttgtaactttagatctatacttttctgtaattaattcaaagctacaatttctatggtccaattgtggtgaaatttttatggtgcgATAATTATTATATGATTGAACTTTAGTAAAAATTCTATGCTCATTAGATCATGTATAactgagttatagatttatttagttttatgcttgttaaatagttttaaaatagttaaaagtgtgtaaaaatagtaatgagtatgaaatttttactacagttaaagcatacaatagttataccaccataaaattttcaccacaattggatcatagaaattataattatgaattaattaaagaaaagcatagatctaaagctacagcaaaaactttatactaaagcatattgTATTATATGTTTGTTGTGTacatctactcatgtggagtccaacaaaattggattttctattttaataATTTTCTGTGATTTATTAAGATTTTTTAAATATTcaaccaaaataaaaaaaagaaaaaaacaaaaccgTCTTTGAAAACCACCTATGACCGGATCAGGGAGATAAAATgaacaattttaaaagttgaggatGTTATTTACTCGGTTTTCAAGTTCAAGGAGAAAAGCTAAACTTCGAGAGTAGTTTAGGAGATGAAATGGACTTTTTCCTTTTCAATATTTAACAAACGAAGAAGGCCTAATTTATTTAGAACGGAAATTAGTCGAACCATGGATTCGTGGAAGCCTAGATTGGGCCTCAGTCCAAGGCTATGTAATGCAAGCCTACGATGGAACCATCTGACTCACATTGGATACCGCCTCTCGCACCTGCTCGAACATCGCGCTCAGGACTCGAAGCCGGTCCCACGGGGCACCCGCATCACTGACAGCTGAGCCTCGGTTACATGGTCCCACTGGTCATCGAAGTGAACCCGCTTCGCCTCCCTTCGATCGCCTCCTCCCATCCCCAATGCCGACGCCACCCAAGTCCAGTTCACCCACGCCACGCGCGCGCTTACCGGCCGCCTAGCGCGCTCTCCCCCTCTACGGGAATCTGCAGCCTTttaggtcgccgccgccgccgcctgacgCTGCCGCCCGCGCGCCCTCTCCCTCCTGTTCCGGCCTTAGGTTCCGCTCCATCGGATCCAGGTCGCGCGTGGCGGACCCGCATTGCCCGAGCCAATCGGTTTCCGTTTTTGGAATTTTTTTATCCGAGACGAGAGGTTATTTCCacgtgctgccgccgccgccgctcctagGCGACGAGTTAGATGGCGTGCGATGGCGGCGTGAAGGAGCAGGAGGGCCCCAGCGCGGCGTCTGCGGCCCCAAGCCCTGCGGCTGTGgctagggcgagggcgagggcggcgCGGCCTCCGAGGCCCAGGAGCCGCAAGGGGCTCGGCGTGCGGCACCCGCTGAAGCCCTACCGAATCCTTGCAGCCCTCCAGAGGGCGAATGCCAGGGTGAGGGAAGCGGGGGAGGCGACCCTCGTGGCAGCCCTCGCGGCGGCGCAAAAGGAGAGCGAGAGGGAGAACGAGGTGGTGCCCGATGTATCCGGCGGGTGGAAGAGGTAACGCCTCCTGGATCATGTGCGCTCTATTGCTAATG includes:
- the LOC136458508 gene encoding probable aldo-keto reductase 1, with the protein product MDNQAPPVPRVKLGTQGFEVSKLGFGCMGLTGAYNSPVDDEAGIAVITHAFSRGVTLFDTSDVYGPLTNEILLGKALKQLPREQVQVATKFGVVRRDERGAPTFCGRPEYVRACCEASLRRLDIDCIDLYYQHRIDTTIPIEETIGELKKLVEEGKVKYIGLSEASPDTIRRAHAVHPITAVQMEWSLWSRDIEPEIVPLCRELGIGIVPYSPIGRGFFGGRGVKEQVSAESVLHGHPRFAAENLERNKQIYLRMEELANKHHCSPAQLALAWVLHQGDDVVPIPGTTKIKNLDSNIDSLKVKLTGEDLKEMGSQIREEDVAGERQFASFQHATWKYADTPKKQS